In the Cucurbita pepo subsp. pepo cultivar mu-cu-16 chromosome LG17, ASM280686v2, whole genome shotgun sequence genome, AACAATTGATTCTTGGAATAGTCTAGCAGAGCAATTTTTGATCAAGTACTTTCCACCAACTAGAAACGCACGGTTCAGAAATGAGATTGTTGCTTTTCAACAGTTTGAAGATGAGACATTAAGCGAAGCTTGGGAAAGATTTAAGGAGATGCTTAGAAAGTGTCCTCACCATGGACTACTTCATTGTATACAAATGGAGACTTTCTACAATGGATTAAATATTGCTACTAAACAAGTAGTTGATGCTTCTGCCAATGGAGCTATTTTGTCAAAGACATACAATGAAGCATATGAGATTTTAGAGAGAATAGCATCTAACAATTGTCAATGGGCCAATGTGAGAAGCAACCCGGAAAGAAGACCCGAGGAGTACTTGAAGTTGATGCTTTCTCCTCTATCAACGCTCAACTAGCTTCGGTgactaatattttacaaaatctgGCGTTTGGACAAGGCTCAATGATCAAAGCACCAGCCCATACAGTTGCTGTGATGACCCAGACAGCAACTGAATCTTGTGTATATTGTGGAGAGGAACACACTTTTGATCAATGTCCAAGCAATCCGGCCTCAATTTGTTATGTGGGGAATCAAGCTAGTCAAGgcaacaacaaaaaacaatcCCTCCTCAAATACTTATAATCCAGGGTGGAGAAACCATCCAAACTTCTCATGCAAGGGACAAGGCTCATACAACCAACAAATGTCAACTAAAGCAAATTACCCTCCGGGTTTTGGATTACAAAATCAATTGACATATGGTTCTCAACAAGCCACCACCCAATGGGAAGGAAGTAGCCAAGCTCAACACATACAGGAAACATCGCTTGAGAGcctaataaagaaatatatggCTAAAAATGATGCTGTGATACAAAGTCAATAAGCATCATTGCGAAATTTGGAAGTTCAAGTAGGTCAATTAGCAAATGAGTTACGAAATAGACCTCTTGGTAAGCTGCCAGCAGACACCGAAATgccaaaaagagagagaacgGAACAATGTCAAGCAATAGAGTTGAGAAGTGGGAAAGAAATACCCAGCAGaggagaaaaaattaaagaacacgGTGATAGTTGCTCTCAAGAAACTGCTGATACACagcaaagaaatgaagaagctGTTGTGCAGGAAGAGCACAACAAAAATGATGTAGAAGCTACTGTACAGAAAGAACACAACAGAAATTATGCAGAAATTGTGAAGCTTCCTAAAACGCAAACATCAATCAGCAGTGGACAAGAGAGCAGAACACACACACCATCACTTCCTTttccacaaagaataaaaagaaagaagaaagaagcccACTTTGAGAAGTTCATGGACATATTTAAGGAAATtcacataaatatatcattagTTGAAGCTTTGAAGCAAATGccaaattatgtgaaattctTGAAGGATGTGCTCACCAatagaagaaagtttgaagaatTCAAGGTGGTACCATTGAATGAAGAGTGTAGTgcaatattgaaaaacaagatcCCACGAAAGGAGAAAGACCCCGGTTCATTCACAATTACAATATCAATAGGAGGGAAGAAGCTAGGTTGAGCATTATGTGACTTGGGATCAAGCATTAATCTAATGCCGCTGTCTATTTACAAAAAGTTAGGTATTGGTGAAGCTAGACCAACTATAGTCACTCTTCAACTAACAGATCAATCTTTCACTCATCTAGAAGGAAAAATCGAAGATATCCTAATTCAAGTGGACAAGTTCATCTTTCCAGCTAACTTTATCATTTTGGATTATGAAGCGGATCATGATGTGCCAATTATCTTGGGGAGACCATTTTTGAAAACTGGAAGAACATTGGTAGATGTCCACAAGGGAACAATAATGTTGAGAATGAATGATCAACAAATAGAATTTCATATGAATGACAACATGAAATATCCAGCAGTAGTTGAGGAATGCTCAACAATTTATAAATTGACAGAGAATCCAGCAACTAATAGTTGGAAACAGCAACAAGAAGGGGACAGCAGCTGGAATAATTGCACTACACAAGCAGAAGTGGAGAAAACGGTAAGAATTTTTGGATCACTGGAATTAGAAGGAAGAATGAATTCATCAATGAAGTTATCTATTGATGACACACCCTTGAACTACATCTTAGAAGAACTATTTGATATATGGGAGATAGACTTCATGAAATTATTCCCACCCACTTCAAGATGGAGAGTTCCAAAGGGGCATCACTTCTTTGACAatggataaaaaagaaaatgaaaagaggatGAGGGAGCTAGTCACAATTTGCAAGCAAATATATGAAGCTCCGAGTAAACCaagttagtttttcttttctttttatttatgcacCTATATAGTTGTTTCTAAATAGCTATCTTCACTTTCCTTAGAAtgatagttatttatttatttatttatttattttacttgttATTGTGAATAACTCATATGCCCCAAGGAAGTTagccaattttgtagatgaattaGAGGGATTGAGATGTGGCTAGGAATGCTAATTTCAATCTATAAAGGAGACTAATTACACTTAGTGCATGCTAGGATGTGATTCATGACAAATATTATTCTCTCGTAGTGCACGTTGCCACATAGTTGTCTTGTCCATTTTCATTTGCATGtggttttatttcattttaatgttGTTCACTTTCTCATTCACTACATGCCATGACACCaccaaagaaaatttattttaggaaCATCCTAAAAGATTTTCTAATCCCCCAAGGAAAGAAATTTATATGGAAAAGAGAAATGGACAGAAAATAATCCTTATACATTCTCGGGTAAGCTTGAAATGTTAAGAAATGAGTTGCTAGACATCATGGTTCACCTGCAACAGTAGACATACAGCAGCAGTACCAACAGCTGGACTAATAGCAGATTTATAGCAGCAGTATTACCAAGTTTCtggagaaaattttaaaagaatggaGCCGCAAAAATTTTTATAGGAACATCGTAAAAGATTTTCTAATCCCCCaatgaaagaaatttataTGGAAAAGAGAAATGGACGGAAAATAATCCTTATACATTCTCGGGTAAGCTTGAAATGTTAAGAAAGGAGCTGCTAGACATCATAGTTCACCTGCAACAGTAGACATACATCAGCAGCACCAACAGCTGGACTGATAGCAGATTTACAGCAGCAGTATTCCCAAGTTTTCCagacaaaatttttaaagagtGGAGCCGCAAAGAATCATCGCATGTGNgacaaaatttttaaagagtGGAGCCGCAAAGAATCATCACATGTGGTAGAGGAGAAAGAGAACACTTCCTCTAATGATGCCTAAAATCAAGGGAATTCTCTTACCACACCCTTTATAACCTTGCTGTCTAATTTAGAAGCATGCATCCTtatgttgtgtttgttttgttgtgttgactgcatataattttgaatcatgCTCATGCATGCAACCTAGAAGCATGAAGTTTTAGGAAGGGTAATAGATCATGCATATTTTGTNNNNNNNNNNNNNNNNNNNNNNNNNNNNNNNNNNNNNNNNNNNNNNNNNNNNNNNNNNNNNNNNNNNNNNNNNNNNNNNNNNNNNNNNNNNNNNNNNNNNNNNNNNNNNNNNNNNNNNNNNNNNNNNNNNNNNNNNNNNNNNNNNNNNNNNNNNNNNNNNNNNNNNNNNNNNNNNNNNNNNNNNNNNNNNNNNNNNNNNNNNNNNNNNNNNNNNNNNNNNNNNNNNNNNNNNNNNNNNNNNNNNNNNNNNNNNNNNNNNNNNNNNNNNNNNNNNNNNNNNNNNNNNNNNNNNNNNNNNNNNNNNNNNNNNNNNNNNNNNNNNNNNNNNNNNNNNNNNNNNNNNNNNNNNNNNNNNNNNNNNNNNNNNNNNNNNNNNNNNNNNNNNNNNNNNNNNNNNNNNNNNNNNNNNNNNNNNNNNNNNNNNNNNNNNNNNNNNNNNNNNNNNNNNNNNNNNNNNNNNNNNNNNNNNNNNNNNNNNNNNNNNNNNNNNNNNNNNNNNNNNNNNNNNNNNNNNNNNNNNNNNNNNNNNNNNNNNNNNNNNNNNNNNNNNNNNNNNNNNNNNNNNNNNNNNNNNNNNNNNNNNNNNNNNNNNNNNNNNNNNNNNNNNNNNNNNNNNNNNNNNNNNNNNNNNNNNNNNNNNNNNNNNNNNNNNNNNNNNNNNNNNNNNNNNNNNNNNNNNNNNNNNNNNNNNNNNNNNNNNNNNNNNNNNNNNNNNNNNNNNNNNNNNNNNNNNNNNNNNNNNNNNNNNNNNNNNNNNNNNNNNNNNNNNNNNNNNNNNNNNNNNNNNNNNNNNNNNNNNNNNNNNNNNNNNNNNNNNNNNNNNNNNNNNNNNNNNNNNNNNNNNNNNNNNNNNNNNNNNNNNNNNNNNNNNNNNNNNNNNNNNNNNNNNNNNNNNNNNNNNNNNNNNNNNNNNNNNNNNNNNNNNNNNNNNNNNNNNNNNNNNNNNNNNNNNNNNNNNNNNNNNNNNNNNNNNNNNNNNNNNNNNNNNNNNNNNNNNNNNNNNNNNNNNNNNNNNNNNNNNNNNNNNNNNNNNNNNNNNNNNNNNNNNNNNNNNNNNNNNNNNNNNNNNNNNNNNNNNNNNNNNNNNNNNNNNNNNNNNNNNNNNNNNNNNNNNNNNNNNNNNNNNNNNNNNNNNNNNNNNNNNNNNNNNNNNNNNNNNNNNNNNNNNNNNNNNNNNNNNNNNNNNNNNNNNNNNNNNNNNNNNNNNNNNNNNNNNNNNNNNNNNNNNNNNNNNNNNNNNNNNNNNNNNNNNNNNNNNNNNNNNAAGTCTTTTTGTATTTAGTATGGCACTCGTATTCActattttctcattatttacCCCATTTATTCTACTTAATGAACATGAAATCGTTTATTACAgttcaacatgaaaaaaatatgattttgtataaaatcgatcttaattgaacatttaattgagttatgtggtaaaatttcagacatttatgcTAAACCATGTGGAAGtagcaaatttggaaacaaatgggggatgacatggaaattttaaatacacaTCATCAGTCcaagtgggtcattgactaccCAATGAGGAACATCCTATGTGTACTACTTATTCCTTTTCCGCCCTAGAGGGGAACCCATGCTCAATatcaaaggaaaaggaagaccaAGAGGAAGGGAGCCACACTttggagagaaaaatcaaattacacaGCAGCAGCCTCTGCTGCAGTGAActgctgtgaaaccagagaagaagaagaaaaccctaatccagcagctgttgacagcagaaggaaaatgagaccaacaaggattgattagggcaaagaggtggacgtgagagctcaagagaagggaacttccattgacgaacggcaacaaaccgggataactctctatttccttatcctctttccttattccatcaattttacatgatgaagatgcggatttctctgtttaatttagtttgtatggagagctaaacttaataggggaggcgagagagttttatatagtttaagtatgttgacggtatgattttagtttattaaagagttgttaatgatttacatgtatgtttaattagctactttacatacatagttgttctcttattcgagagagcaatgaaatcctctttaatactctagttccatagcaaggagacttgaagggtaatagaagggttaggaataattctttaatagaagggttaggaataattcttctactagagccttgttaatagaaattacaatgattatggaaataatcaccattcatgaccctcggaagtgggcttgagagtctattaaaaggaactaaaatctaccccaaaactcaacaacttatctatttaatctctcccAGCCGAACCTTCCTCATTACTAATGTTGTTActactttctttatttaaagttatttcCCTACAAGCACGTttgaattcaatgaaaattactttttaaatttatcatcgAAAAACTAAACCATAACACcattcacaatcttccacaaactcttcccaaactttgttgcataacatgtgctgtccaactgactaatagagatcaggttcttgttgagactaggaatatatctgatatcctttaatgtccactggTTTTCTGCTGGAGTTTTCATGTAGACAtccccttttccttcaatcttcaaatctgtgttgtcggcaagatacacctccTCGAAACTTCCagacttaaaattttgaaacaactctttatttggagacgaatgaaaagatgcacctgaatccaaaatctaggattcaatcgaactgtccacgttgaggattagagcatcccgaatgtcttctgctgaatgTATAGAATCATCGTCATCATATGATTTGTGATTTTACTTCCTCTTTGTACAATCTGCCcgaaagtgacctttttctccacaactccAACACTCTacgtttggtttgtttggattttttcctcggttccttgattttgatcgcccattgtttgggccctttgatttacttcttccccttcgatcaacactgagagcattgccggATGAATCTCCGATTGCCCGTTTGcaaatactttcgctgagaactacatctcgaatttcatcaaactttagTTCATCAGATCCTCGTGAAcagctgattgcggcaacaacagtatctcGCGACTCAGGTAAAgatgacattaaaaaaatgctttaatttcatcatcgAAATTAACttccaccgaactcagttgacttataTTGAATTCGTTTATAAGATCAGcaacagatccaccttcagacatttgtagattgaacaacctccgcatcaaatacaccttgttcatagccgacagtttctcgtacatattcgacagtGCCTTCAACAAATCTGACGTtatcttctccttgataatatTGAACGCCACGTTTTTTGACAGCGTCAACCGGTTCAATTGTAAAGTCtgacgatccttgagctttcaCTGCTCTGTGGTCAtagtatccggcttcaccgcCAATAAGAGTTCGCGAATACTCTTCTAGTACGGATAATCTTCAATATGTATCTTCCAGAAACCTAAGTTGGNATTCAATCGTAAAGCCTGGcgatccttgagctttcaCTGCTCTGTGGTCAtagtatccggcttcaccgcCAATAAGAGTTCGCGAATACTCTTCTTGTACGGATAATCTTCAATAttcatcttccagaaacctaAGTTggatccatcaaacttttcagttccaatctttgaaatttccatcttcacagatcgtggtgaatttcgtcttgctctgataccggttgttaggatcgctcaaaCAACGCActcactcgatcaagatgaacacaaagaacaggagagagaaaattcaaagaggatcattggctaaaggttttattgatgacttcaagtatatACAACAAGAGAGGNAATACCggttgttaggatcgctcaaacaacgcacacactcgatcaagatgaacacaaagaacaggagagagaaaattcaaagaggatcattggctaaaggttttattgatgacttcaagtatatACAACAAGAGAGGatacagaggaagaagaaattacaTTTTGAAAGCACGACCCTAATCCCGTATATACACgttttcaatttactaaatataactttcaaaaatttaaccaACTACCAGATATATAATCTACCAACTACGTTAATCTGACCAaaatctaccatatatatctctacaaGATTTTCAGGAAATGTCAACAAGTATATCTCttttgccaaaaaaaaaaaaaaaaaaaaaaaNNNNNNNNNNNNNNNNNNNNNNNNNNNNNNNNNNNNNNNNNNNNNNNNNNNNNNNNNNNNNNNNNNNNNNNNNNNNNNNNNNNNNNNNNNNNNNNNNNNNNNNNNNNNNNNNNNNNNNNNNNNNNNNNNNNNNNNNNNNNNNNNNNNNNNNNNNNNNNNNNNNNNNNNNNNNNNNNNNNNNNNNNNNNNNNNNNNNNNNNNNNNNNNNNNNNNNNNNNNNNNNNNNNNNNNNNNNNNNNNNNNNNNNNNNNNNNNNNNNNNNNNNNNNNNNNNNNNNNNNNNNNNNNNNNNNNNNNNNNNNNNNNNNNNNNNNNNNNNNNNNNNNNNNNNNNNNNNNNNNNNNNNNNNNNNNNNNNNNNNNNNNNNNNNNNNNNNNNNNNNNNNNNNNNNNNNNNNNNNNNNNNNNNNNNNNNNNNNNNNNNNNNNNNNNNNNNNNNNNNNNNNNNNNNNNNNNNNNNNNNNNNNNNNNNNNNNNNNNNNNNNNNNNNNNNNNNNNNNNNNNNNNNNNNNNNNNNNNNNNNNNNNNNNNNNNNNNNNNNNNNNNNNNNNNNNNNNNNNNNNNNNNNNNNNNNNNNNNNNNNNNNNNNNNNNNNNNNNNNNNNNNNNNNNNNNNNNNNNNNNNNNNNNNNNNNNNNNNNNNNNNNNNNNNNNNNNNNNNNNNNNNNNNNNNNNNNNNNNNNNNNNNNNNNNNNNNNNNNNNNNNNNNNNNNNNNNNNNNNNNNNNNNNNNNNNNNNNNNNNNNNNNNNNNNNNNNNNNNNNNNNNNNNNNNNNNNNNNNNNNNNNNNNNNNNNNNNNNNNNNNNNNNNNNNNNNNNNNNNNNNNNNNNNNNNNNNNNNNNNNNNNNNNNNNNNNNNNNNNNNNNNNNNNNNNNNNNNNNNNNNNNNNNNNNNNNNNNNNNNNNNNNNNNNNNNNNNNNNNNNNNNNNNNNNNNNNNNNNNNNNNNNNNNNNNNNNNNNNNNNNNNNNNNNNNNNNNNNNNNNNNNNNNNNNNNNNNNNNNNNNNNNNNNNNNNNNNNNNNNNNN is a window encoding:
- the LOC111778767 gene encoding uncharacterized protein LOC111778767: MPLSIYKKLGIGEARPTIVTLQLTDQSFTHLEGKIEDILIQVDKFIFPANFIILDYEADHDVPIILGRPFLKTGRTLVDVHKGTIMLRMNDQQIEFHMNDNMKYPAVVEECSTIYKLTENPATNSWKQQQEGDSSWNNCTTQAEVEKTVRIFGSLELEGRMNSSMKLSIDDTPLNYILEELFDIWEIDFMKLFPPTSRWRVPKGHHFFDNG